The following is a genomic window from Desulfobotulus pelophilus.
TCTGTTCATCTGAATCATTGCCTTGATTAACAAATCCGACTGCGCCAAATGCAGTTTGCTCGTCTCGATATACAGCTTGAATGTCGCGACCACCATCAGGACCACCTCTTGGATGCCGTGGTCTTACATCAGAAAACCTCTTGTCATTAGCAAGAACAGCGCGACACATTTGCTCCCTGTGAAGCTGATTTGTGTCTAAATAGCTTTTAAGTCTCTCATCAGTTTGATACGACAATATTAAACTTCCTCAATTTTATGCATAACGCCGCGTTAAGGGGTGAGCAACGCAACGACTAACTTACCGCATTGCACTAAAAACTAATAAAATCAATGCATAACGAAAATGCTACGCGTTGCGAATCCCTCTTGAACGCTTTGTTAGCTGATAGACTTGAAGAAATCCGCCATTAGATTCCCCATCAAAGAGAATGGTAAAGGCCTTACACCTTCAAGAAAGTACTGACCGAAAGATTTCTTTTCACTATCTGCAAATTTCGGCACCGAGTTTAACGCATTCAAGCCTTTTTGAGTCAGAACGATACGGCATACACCACTAATAAAAGATTGTTCGATAATGATAAATCCTTCTTGATTCAGCCACTTTATCGTTGCGTGACAAGTGTGAAACAAAGATTGAGAATCTAGATCATTCTCTTCATTTTCGATGAAATAGTCCCTAACTCGATCCGCAATATCATTTGGATCTACGACAACTAAATTTGGGAATTTTTCCAAACTAGTATGCATAATCTCTAAAGCAGCACAATTAAAAATGTCTAAGTTTCTCATCATCATCCTCTTCAGCTAACGGGGCGGCGGATCAGCTGCAAAGCCGTAGGCAAGCTTGCTTGCCGGAGGATTTGTCTGCTGAATCCGCGTGATGGTCGGCGCGGAGCGCCGGGCAGCATGCGGATGGTATACGCCGCCCCGATGGCGCGGCGCGAAGCGTCCGCGCCATCAAGTTATTGTGCTGATCCGTATAACCTTCAGATCTCTTTGAAATCAGCCAGGTCAATAGGCACAAGACCATAAACTTCTATCTGGATAACACATCATTTTGTTTGTTAATTAGAAAACCATACAACTCCGGACTGACGGTTTTAAAAGTATTTTTCACCAAAAAACAGAAACCTCATTTTTGATCCATAAAACACTCTTCCTCTGACTACAAGTTTTCTTTTTCCGGGTATCATCCTGCCGCAAGCCTGCTTTCCCCATGCTATCCAGCTCCGGTTTTATTCCAAATCCAGATCCTGAGCCGATACAAAATCCATGACTTCCTTCCACCATGGGAGATTCGGGGATACGGGCATGGCATTGTGGCGTGCACCGTCAAAAATCCAGAGCTTTTTTTCCATACCAAGGGACTGGTAGAGCCGTTTTCCATGTTTGATGGGAATAATCTCGTCTTCTCCCGCAAGAAGAACCGCCACCCTGCCTTCAAAGTTTTTCAGGTTTTCCATGCTGTTGTATCTATCTTTTGCCAGCAGGCGGGCGGGAAGAAACCAGTAATGACTCTGGGCAAGATCCGGAAGGCTGTCCCAGGGGAGAAAAAGAACTGCACCTTTGACGGGAATGTCCGTTTTTTTCAGGGCCGCTGCCACCACGCCGCAGCCTAAGGATTCGCCCCAGAGATAAAGGGGACCGCCATAGGATTCATGGGCAAGGCGGATGCTCTGCAGGGCATCTTCCACTAAGGTTGTCTCGGAAATCTTGCCCCTGCGGCCGCCATAGCCCGGATATTCGGCCAGAATTACCCGGAAGTTATGTCTGGAAAGGGCTGTGGTGTAAAATGTCCTGTGCCAGGCGGACCCTGCATTGCCGTGGAACAGAAGTACGGTTCCGGCCGGTT
Proteins encoded in this region:
- a CDS encoding alpha/beta hydrolase, producing the protein MEKIVLYILAGYVLFCLLLFAMQRSLLYMPDKQALSPKQAITQGLRHWPEEKEYRGFIASPEPDKPAGTVLLFHGNAGSAWHRTFYTTALSRHNFRVILAEYPGYGGRRGKISETTLVEDALQSIRLAHESYGGPLYLWGESLGCGVVAAALKKTDIPVKGAVLFLPWDSLPDLAQSHYWFLPARLLAKDRYNSMENLKNFEGRVAVLLAGEDEIIPIKHGKRLYQSLGMEKKLWIFDGARHNAMPVSPNLPWWKEVMDFVSAQDLDLE